One genomic segment of Spirochaetota bacterium includes these proteins:
- a CDS encoding thiazole synthase, which translates to MILKNLELKDDYLIISDRKFNSRLFIGTGKYSSIDIMKEAIEESESEMVTVALRRVDLKNPNDDLLGSLVNNKRIKLLPNTSGARNAEEAIRLSRIAREMGCGNWVKLEVTPEPRYLLPDPIETEIAAKTLVKDGFVVLPYINADPILAKRLEEVGCATVMPLGSPIGTNKGIKTLDNIKIIIEMSNVPVVVDAGLGTPSHAAQAMELGADAVLVNTAIAVSQNPSLIARAFKKGVEAGREAYIAGQVEISDIAISSSPLTGFLR; encoded by the coding sequence ATGATACTTAAAAACTTAGAACTCAAAGATGATTATCTGATCATTTCTGATCGGAAATTTAATTCTAGACTATTTATTGGCACTGGAAAGTATTCATCCATTGATATAATGAAGGAAGCCATTGAGGAGTCTGAATCAGAGATGGTCACAGTAGCACTGAGAAGGGTTGATCTGAAGAATCCGAATGATGATCTATTAGGCTCATTAGTTAATAACAAGAGGATAAAGCTTCTGCCTAATACCTCAGGGGCCAGAAATGCTGAAGAGGCAATCAGGCTTTCGAGAATAGCAAGGGAGATGGGCTGCGGGAACTGGGTTAAGCTTGAGGTTACCCCTGAACCCAGATATCTGCTTCCTGATCCCATTGAGACAGAAATTGCAGCAAAAACTCTTGTGAAGGATGGATTCGTCGTTTTACCATACATCAATGCAGATCCCATCTTAGCTAAAAGGCTTGAAGAGGTCGGATGTGCTACCGTTATGCCACTGGGTTCTCCAATTGGTACTAATAAGGGGATTAAGACTCTGGATAATATTAAAATTATCATTGAAATGTCAAACGTTCCAGTTGTGGTAGATGCAGGTTTGGGCACACCATCCCATGCTGCTCAGGCAATGGAGCTTGGTGCTGATGCTGTATTGGTAAATACCGCCATTGCTGTCTCCCAGAATCCTTCTCTTATAGCAAGAGCCTTCAAGAAAGGGGTAGAAGCTGGAAGGGAGGCATATATTGCCGGTCAGGTTGAAATAAGCGATATCGCTATTTCATCGAGTCCTCTTACAGGTTTTTTAAGATAA
- a CDS encoding rhomboid family intramembrane serine protease: MIPIKDENPTYYRSIVTYIIIIMNVLIWIFIQKLGTHPDLLNSIIQYGLIPGDLLGLVKPGTQVPVGDGLAYVLDGKPNWLTPVTSMFMHGGWLHLIGNMWFLGIFGDNVEDILGPVKFIIFYILCGICAAAAQIAADPSSQIPMVGASGAIGGVMGAYAVMFPRAPVHMLIIFGFFITRIIVPAFFMLGYWFILQLIGGFFSSGMGGVAFWAHIGGFFSGILLIKLLCTAKRAEECRLRRGTTNRMISRY; this comes from the coding sequence ATGATACCAATCAAAGATGAAAATCCGACTTATTACAGGTCAATTGTTACTTATATTATTATTATCATGAATGTCCTGATATGGATATTCATACAAAAGCTGGGGACTCATCCCGATTTGTTAAATTCTATTATTCAATATGGTTTAATACCCGGAGATTTGTTAGGTCTAGTCAAACCTGGCACACAGGTTCCTGTGGGGGATGGCCTTGCCTACGTGCTTGACGGAAAACCGAATTGGTTGACACCTGTAACATCAATGTTTATGCATGGTGGATGGTTGCATTTAATAGGTAATATGTGGTTTCTCGGAATCTTTGGCGATAATGTTGAGGATATTCTTGGACCAGTTAAGTTTATTATATTCTATATCCTTTGCGGCATCTGTGCTGCCGCTGCGCAGATTGCAGCAGATCCCTCAAGCCAGATCCCAATGGTTGGCGCATCAGGAGCCATTGGGGGTGTTATGGGCGCTTATGCAGTGATGTTTCCCAGAGCTCCAGTGCATATGCTAATTATTTTTGGCTTCTTCATAACCAGAATAATTGTACCAGCTTTTTTCATGCTTGGTTACTGGTTCATACTGCAATTAATTGGTGGATTTTTTAGCTCGGGGATGGGTGGTGTAGCTTTCTGGGCTCATATTGGTGGATTCTTTTCTGGGATATTATTGATTAAATTATTATGCACTGCGAAGAGAGCGGAAGAATGCCGCTTAAGACGTGGAACGACAAATAGAATGATTAGCAGATATTGA